The following are from one region of the Nostoc cf. commune SO-36 genome:
- a CDS encoding RNA 2'-phosphotransferase: MSDSRLVKISKYLSKYLRHTPDAIGIKLAPGGWVALDDLLTACATNKFPITHEELQAVVESNEKQRFSFDSTGNLIRANQGHSVKVDLQLEPVVPPDKLYHGTGHKSVESIMQTGLCKMSRHHVHLSKDIATAQTVGARHGKAVVFAVNTGAMHQAGYIFYCSANGVWLVDYVPPEYLKFKLGTE; the protein is encoded by the coding sequence ATGAGTGATTCTCGCCTCGTCAAAATCAGCAAATATCTCAGCAAATATCTGCGACACACACCAGATGCAATTGGAATTAAACTTGCTCCTGGTGGTTGGGTTGCTCTTGATGACCTACTTACCGCTTGTGCTACGAACAAATTTCCGATTACCCATGAAGAATTACAGGCAGTAGTTGAATCGAACGAAAAACAACGCTTTTCTTTTGATTCTACAGGTAATCTGATTCGTGCGAATCAAGGACATAGTGTAAAAGTCGATTTACAATTAGAACCTGTTGTTCCCCCAGATAAACTTTATCACGGTACGGGACACAAATCTGTAGAGTCAATTATGCAAACAGGACTTTGCAAAATGTCACGCCACCATGTCCATTTATCGAAGGATATTGCAACAGCACAAACTGTTGGTGCAAGACATGGAAAAGCAGTAGTTTTTGCTGTAAATACTGGGGCAATGCATCAGGCGGGTTACATATTTTATTGTTCTGCTAATGGTGTTTGGTTAGTAGATTATGTGCCACCTGAATATCTAAAATTTAAACTGGGAACTGAGTAA
- a CDS encoding amino acid permease: MVPIKTILKHSEQANRLFSHLEFDGKKLNHQPGSVLGSTALIAGTTVGAGILALPAVTLPSGILPSTSGLVAVWLYALVSGLLVAEVTLNTMRIQGRSSIGFLGVVEKILGKLGARIAGGAYLFMHYALLVAYITEGGKILGSAAAKVWGMQVLPTWAGTTTFTLLFGGIMYLGREKFIEKLNSAFVGIVIVSFLGLLFLGGRHIQSAQLVFQDWSALGSAISVMAVALFFQNVVPLVVTQLEGDARKIRQSIFIGSVIPLIMFMAWNAVILGSVNPNMLTGASDGTSVFDPLQILRAGGAGEWLGVLVSIFSEFAIVTSFIGFVYGLLDLFKDIFLLAQRGFSNRLPLYSLVLFPPMTLGTLNPSIFFTALDYTGTFSISVLGGIIPALMSWKQRQEQENSDSINQALVPGGKVTLIVIIGVALAMIGRQILSIYTK, encoded by the coding sequence ATGGTTCCTATAAAGACTATTCTCAAACACTCAGAGCAAGCCAATCGGTTGTTTTCTCATCTCGAATTTGATGGAAAAAAACTCAATCATCAACCGGGTAGTGTATTGGGAAGTACTGCATTAATTGCAGGAACCACTGTTGGGGCTGGGATTCTCGCTCTACCAGCTGTTACCTTGCCGTCTGGTATTTTACCATCGACATCTGGACTGGTTGCTGTTTGGCTCTACGCTCTAGTTTCGGGGCTATTGGTTGCAGAAGTTACCTTAAACACGATGCGAATACAAGGGCGTTCAAGTATAGGTTTTTTGGGGGTTGTTGAGAAAATCCTTGGTAAACTAGGAGCGCGAATTGCAGGCGGCGCATATTTATTTATGCACTATGCTCTCTTGGTGGCATACATCACCGAAGGTGGAAAGATTTTAGGTTCGGCGGCGGCAAAAGTCTGGGGGATGCAAGTATTGCCTACATGGGCAGGCACAACGACTTTCACGCTCTTATTTGGTGGCATTATGTATCTGGGGCGAGAAAAGTTTATTGAGAAATTAAACAGCGCCTTTGTCGGAATTGTCATCGTTTCCTTCTTGGGGCTATTGTTTTTGGGAGGAAGGCACATTCAAAGTGCCCAACTAGTATTTCAGGATTGGAGTGCCCTTGGTAGTGCTATTTCAGTCATGGCTGTGGCATTGTTTTTCCAAAACGTTGTGCCGTTGGTTGTGACGCAACTCGAAGGAGATGCCCGCAAAATTCGTCAATCCATCTTTATTGGTTCTGTGATTCCTCTAATTATGTTCATGGCGTGGAATGCCGTAATTTTAGGAAGCGTCAATCCCAATATGTTAACTGGTGCATCTGATGGTACAAGTGTTTTTGATCCACTGCAAATTCTCCGAGCAGGTGGCGCGGGGGAATGGTTAGGAGTGCTAGTATCCATTTTTTCAGAGTTTGCGATCGTCACATCATTTATTGGATTTGTCTACGGATTGCTGGATTTGTTCAAAGATATTTTCCTACTTGCACAGCGCGGATTTTCTAACCGTCTACCTCTCTATTCGCTGGTTCTTTTTCCTCCTATGACTCTCGGCACGCTCAACCCCAGTATCTTTTTTACTGCCCTAGATTACACTGGAACATTTAGTATTTCAGTTTTAGGTGGAATTATTCCGGCGTTAATGAGTTGGAAGCAACGTCAAGAGCAAGAAAATTCAGATAGCATAAATCAAGCACTCGTTCCTGGTGGGAAGGTGACACTCATTGTGATAATTGGAGTGGCATTAGCAATGATAGGAAGACAAATTTTGTCAATTTACACAAAGTAA
- a CDS encoding D-Ala-D-Ala carboxypeptidase family metallohydrolase: MKLPNGTIVYENELIVIGIPLTWGEFTKGCTRVPESNALGLSAASIANNIIKATKGFGKIRDQYGSAIQITSGYRPPHINRQQGGVRDSQHIQGLAIDLAPLDGNLQRLFQVCRASDCTGLGRGMHRGFVHCDWRPGDRVVFDYS, encoded by the coding sequence ATGAAGCTACCAAATGGAACTATTGTTTATGAGAATGAATTGATTGTAATTGGTATCCCTTTAACTTGGGGAGAGTTCACAAAGGGATGTACCAGGGTTCCAGAGTCGAACGCGTTGGGTTTGTCCGCCGCAAGCATCGCTAACAATATTATCAAAGCAACAAAAGGTTTTGGTAAAATTCGCGATCAATATGGTAGTGCAATTCAAATTACTTCTGGTTATCGTCCACCCCATATTAATAGACAGCAAGGAGGCGTTCGTGATTCTCAGCATATCCAAGGATTAGCAATCGATCTTGCCCCCCTTGATGGCAACTTGCAGCGTTTATTTCAAGTTTGTCGCGCTTCTGATTGCACGGGACTGGGAAGAGGGATGCATAGAGGTTTCGTGCATTGTGATTGGCGTCCTGGCGATCGCGTAGTTTTTGATTATTCTTAA
- a CDS encoding peptidoglycan-binding domain-containing protein, with product MSTVLGEFINLAKIRSTKTIIKLTESDVDTIKEIQSLLKKKGLYKGEVDGIIGDLTQKAFAEFKESVWLDSPELLGASAAAALLEIAEDHKSH from the coding sequence ATGTCAACTGTTTTAGGGGAATTTATTAATTTAGCAAAAATTCGGTCTACCAAAACTATAATCAAACTTACCGAATCCGATGTTGACACTATTAAAGAAATTCAGAGCCTACTAAAAAAGAAAGGTCTTTATAAAGGTGAAGTTGATGGTATTATAGGCGATTTAACCCAAAAAGCATTTGCAGAATTCAAAGAGAGTGTTTGGCTAGATTCTCCAGAATTGTTAGGAGCATCCGCAGCTGCTGCATTACTAGAGATAGCAGAGGATCATAAAAGTCACTGA
- a CDS encoding DUF6737 family protein has protein sequence MSEQKPISPWNYKPWWCQPWSIVLTGVTLIGGSWLLFKTIWLTVLVSIPIGTWMVFFVLFWPQLMIRSGILESYKE, from the coding sequence ATGTCTGAACAAAAGCCCATAAGTCCTTGGAACTACAAACCTTGGTGGTGTCAGCCCTGGTCTATAGTTCTTACAGGGGTAACACTGATTGGTGGTAGCTGGTTACTATTTAAAACTATCTGGTTAACAGTTCTCGTCTCTATTCCTATAGGAACGTGGATGGTATTTTTTGTATTGTTTTGGCCGCAATTAATGATTCGCAGTGGGATTTTAGAGTCGTATAAAGAGTAG
- a CDS encoding thioredoxin family protein yields the protein MSTAPVNSPEKPESPFGKRLRNFLIVMVAIALSIALVLGLRTETTSATLAKLSETSTPLEVAISNGKPSLVEFYADWCTVCQKMAPDITQLETEYADKMNFVMLNVDNTKWLPEMLRYRVDGIPHFVFLSQQGETIAQAIGDQPRTIMASNLEALVTNSSLPYAQPSGKVSKFSAPVAPTANQDDPRSHGSQVVN from the coding sequence ATGAGTACTGCACCTGTTAACTCTCCCGAAAAACCTGAATCTCCATTCGGAAAGCGTCTAAGAAACTTCTTAATTGTAATGGTAGCGATCGCTCTTAGCATTGCCCTTGTTTTAGGATTGCGAACTGAAACAACCTCAGCAACTCTAGCAAAGTTAAGTGAAACCTCCACACCGTTAGAAGTAGCCATCAGCAACGGCAAACCATCTCTAGTAGAGTTTTATGCTGATTGGTGTACTGTCTGCCAGAAAATGGCGCCAGATATCACTCAACTAGAAACAGAGTATGCTGACAAGATGAATTTTGTCATGCTGAATGTGGATAATACCAAGTGGCTGCCGGAAATGCTGAGATATCGAGTAGATGGGATTCCCCATTTTGTCTTTTTGAGTCAGCAGGGAGAAACCATAGCCCAAGCGATCGGCGATCAACCCCGCACAATTATGGCTAGCAACTTAGAAGCTTTGGTAACTAATTCTTCTCTCCCTTATGCTCAACCTAGCGGCAAAGTTTCCAAATTTTCTGCCCCAGTAGCACCAACGGCTAATCAAGATGACCCCCGCAGTCATGGCAGCCAAGTGGTAAATTAA
- a CDS encoding cyanophycinase encodes MVQTNIKRQLVIIGGAEDKEGDSVILREFVRRAGGTKAYIVIMTAATELPREVGENYIRVFERLGAENTRIIDTETREDASSSTALEAINKATGVFFTGGDQARITSILKNTEIDEAIHKRFSEGIVIAGTSAGAAVMPDKMIVEGDSQTHPRIETVEMGPGMGFLPGVVIDQHFSQRGRLGRLISALILEPAVLGFGIDENTAMVVTDNQIEVIGEGAVTIVDESEATYNNMGEILKDESLAICGAKLHILPHGFKFDLKTRQPILNNVSVANGSVEVASINT; translated from the coding sequence ATGGTGCAAACTAATATCAAACGGCAGTTAGTAATTATTGGTGGAGCCGAAGATAAAGAGGGTGATTCCGTAATTTTGCGTGAGTTTGTACGACGCGCTGGCGGTACGAAAGCGTACATTGTAATTATGACAGCAGCCACAGAACTACCAAGAGAAGTGGGAGAAAATTACATCAGAGTGTTTGAGCGCCTGGGAGCCGAAAATACTCGCATAATTGATACAGAAACCCGCGAAGATGCATCTTCATCTACTGCATTAGAAGCTATTAACAAAGCAACTGGGGTATTTTTTACTGGAGGAGATCAAGCTCGTATTACCAGTATCCTTAAGAATACCGAAATTGATGAGGCGATTCACAAACGTTTCTCTGAAGGTATAGTTATCGCAGGCACAAGCGCCGGAGCTGCTGTGATGCCAGATAAAATGATTGTGGAAGGTGACTCTCAGACACATCCTCGCATTGAAACTGTTGAAATGGGCCCAGGTATGGGATTTTTGCCAGGAGTAGTAATTGACCAACATTTTTCTCAGCGTGGACGCTTGGGACGATTAATTTCAGCTTTAATACTAGAACCTGCTGTCTTGGGATTTGGTATTGATGAGAACACGGCTATGGTTGTGACAGATAACCAAATTGAAGTGATTGGTGAAGGTGCGGTTACGATTGTTGATGAATCAGAGGCTACATATAACAATATGGGCGAAATTTTGAAGGATGAGTCTTTGGCGATTTGTGGAGCAAAGCTTCATATTTTGCCACATGGCTTCAAATTTGACCTGAAAACTCGCCAGCCTATTCTAAATAATGTCTCTGTGGCAAATGGCTCAGTAGAAGTTGCTTCAATCAATACCTAA
- a CDS encoding Uma2 family endonuclease codes for MSTVITQFLTLEEFLKLPETKPASVYINGEIIQKPMPKGKHSRLQLRLCNSINDVAQSLHIAYAFPELRCSFGIRSIVTDVAVFNWSRIPFAADGEAPNDFLLSPDWTIEILSPEQSSNRVTGNILYCLDHGCQLGWLIDPEDRSILVFRPNQQPELLQGDERLPVLAGINLDISVATVFGWLKMSS; via the coding sequence ATGTCTACGGTAATTACCCAATTCCTGACTCTGGAGGAGTTTCTCAAGCTACCAGAAACAAAGCCTGCAAGCGTTTACATTAATGGTGAGATTATTCAGAAGCCAATGCCAAAAGGGAAGCATAGCCGATTACAGTTAAGGCTATGCAACAGCATTAACGATGTTGCCCAAAGTCTTCATATTGCTTATGCCTTTCCAGAACTACGCTGTAGTTTTGGTATCCGCTCAATAGTAACTGATGTAGCGGTTTTCAACTGGTCACGTATTCCCTTTGCTGCTGATGGGGAAGCACCCAATGATTTTCTACTTTCTCCAGACTGGACAATTGAAATCCTTTCTCCTGAACAAAGTTCAAATCGAGTCACAGGCAATATTCTCTATTGTTTAGATCATGGTTGCCAATTAGGTTGGTTGATAGACCCAGAAGATCGTTCTATTTTGGTTTTCCGTCCAAATCAACAACCAGAACTTTTGCAGGGTGATGAGCGTTTGCCAGTGTTAGCTGGGATAAACTTGGACATAAGTGTTGCGACTGTGTTTGGTTGGCTAAAAATGAGCAGTTAG
- a CDS encoding transaldolase family protein, which yields MAIYLDSASASEAEAVKLWGWVKGITTNPTLLSQSDTPPETTLKKLLALTNGPLYYQLVASDKAGMLAEGRKAFEIIGSQTILKIPATPLGFEVVACLSSEITCSVTAIYSAAQAAVAREAGAKIAIAYVNRATRLLGDGIALVRDMASVLKGSDTEILAASIKSPEEAAASLQAGAHHLTLPLAMLQAIATHEFSQKTVEEFAKGGVGLNGVV from the coding sequence ATGGCAATTTATCTAGACTCGGCGAGCGCATCGGAAGCTGAAGCTGTTAAGCTTTGGGGATGGGTGAAAGGCATTACCACAAATCCTACGCTGTTATCTCAAAGCGATACCCCGCCAGAAACCACGCTTAAAAAACTGCTTGCCTTGACGAATGGCCCCTTATACTATCAACTTGTGGCATCTGATAAAGCTGGGATGTTAGCTGAAGGTAGAAAAGCTTTCGAGATTATTGGTTCACAAACAATTTTGAAAATTCCCGCAACACCATTAGGTTTTGAAGTGGTGGCGTGTTTATCCTCAGAAATTACCTGTTCAGTAACAGCGATTTACAGTGCAGCACAGGCAGCAGTAGCGCGGGAAGCAGGAGCTAAAATTGCCATAGCTTATGTAAATCGAGCTACGCGGTTGTTAGGTGATGGTATTGCTTTGGTGCGAGATATGGCTAGTGTACTCAAAGGCAGTGATACGGAAATATTGGCAGCTAGTATCAAATCGCCAGAAGAAGCAGCTGCTTCATTGCAAGCTGGGGCGCATCATTTGACTTTACCATTGGCAATGTTGCAGGCGATCGCAACTCACGAATTTTCCCAAAAAACTGTTGAAGAATTCGCTAAAGGAGGCGTTGGTTTAAATGGCGTTGTGTAA
- a CDS encoding LbetaH domain-containing protein: MFKPRLISSALIAIILAFAISTQIYIQPAVAAGGTCNPTVGNLPICPSTAPSESASFVDPTATITNPTNITLGEKVYVAPFAELDATNAPISIAADSNAQDQVKITASGTGVEIGERVILAHMAVVKGAAKIGTQGLTGPFTDTVTNTQFSNTVPETFLAFNCEIDGATVERNTVVNFLARVGPGVTLPAGKVVLPGKNVTNNFEATSGSLGKVVNLTQADVALMEGIIEVNETFAKGYTDLARADLTNVTGINYAPVTFFNSGGLPQIGGSATRDPNYRNRIIGNLTFQDSLARLKNKLANRISLRADEGEPFNVGSIAGMANDVVFHALESTSLTLGNRVGYGPRALVHGGRQVVNGVANGPETSIGNAVGLGPNSVIFRASIGNRSAIGQRSAVFNSTVAPRTHIRSRTIYADNGSLILPVEW; encoded by the coding sequence ATGTTCAAACCTCGCCTAATTTCTAGTGCTTTAATTGCAATTATCCTAGCGTTTGCCATCAGCACACAGATATATATACAACCCGCAGTAGCTGCTGGGGGAACGTGTAATCCAACTGTGGGAAATCTACCTATATGCCCAAGTACCGCGCCTTCCGAGTCAGCTAGTTTTGTTGACCCAACAGCAACAATCACCAATCCCACAAATATTACTTTGGGCGAAAAAGTCTACGTCGCTCCATTTGCTGAGTTAGATGCTACTAATGCTCCTATTAGTATTGCAGCAGATTCTAATGCCCAAGACCAAGTGAAAATCACAGCTTCAGGAACGGGAGTGGAGATTGGCGAGCGTGTCATCCTGGCACACATGGCTGTAGTTAAAGGTGCAGCTAAAATCGGTACTCAAGGTTTAACCGGGCCTTTTACTGACACAGTTACCAATACTCAGTTTAGTAACACCGTTCCAGAGACTTTTCTCGCTTTCAACTGTGAAATAGACGGTGCAACTGTAGAAAGAAACACAGTAGTCAACTTTCTGGCGCGGGTTGGCCCTGGTGTTACCTTGCCTGCCGGGAAAGTTGTTTTGCCCGGTAAAAACGTCACAAATAACTTTGAAGCTACTAGCGGTAGTTTGGGGAAAGTAGTCAACCTAACACAAGCCGACGTTGCATTAATGGAAGGCATTATTGAAGTCAATGAAACATTTGCCAAAGGTTACACAGATTTAGCTAGGGCAGACTTGACAAACGTCACAGGAATTAATTATGCTCCCGTCACCTTCTTTAATTCTGGAGGTCTGCCGCAGATAGGTGGAAGTGCGACTCGTGATCCGAACTATCGTAACCGCATTATCGGTAATCTTACTTTCCAAGATTCTTTAGCAAGACTCAAGAACAAACTAGCTAATAGAATTTCGCTGCGTGCTGATGAGGGTGAACCTTTTAATGTTGGGTCAATTGCTGGGATGGCAAACGATGTTGTTTTTCACGCATTAGAAAGCACTAGTTTGACTCTGGGTAATAGAGTTGGTTATGGGCCTCGCGCTCTAGTTCATGGCGGTAGGCAGGTTGTCAATGGTGTTGCTAATGGCCCTGAAACTAGCATAGGTAATGCTGTAGGGCTAGGGCCGAACTCTGTTATATTCCGCGCCAGCATTGGCAACAGATCAGCAATTGGGCAAAGAAGCGCAGTCTTCAACTCTACAGTAGCTCCCAGAACGCATATCCGTTCTCGAACAATCTATGCTGACAACGGCAGCCTCATTCTACCTGTGGAGTGGTAA